In the genome of Carnobacterium viridans, one region contains:
- the polA gene encoding DNA polymerase I, protein MNEKKKLVLIDGNSVAYRAFFALHSQLERMKNKNGLHTNALYGFHNMIDSVLTKEKPTHVLVAFDAGNTTFRHSFFDEYKAGRSKTPREFSEQMPYLRELLDGFGIRHYELENFEADDIIGTLATKVDPTIYDVVVISGDRDLTQLAKENVRVDITVKGVSELKGYTTESIYEEMGISPLQIIDMKGLAGDASDNIPGVTKIGEKTALKLLKEYGSVEGIYENIDLLKKSKMKENLINEKETALLSKRLATIDTDSPIKVGVEELSFNGPNMEKLISFYKEMDFNSHLSKLDTAEYDAEQNSQKEAILYTIVTEITESMFNNNMALYVEILGDNYHTSPIFCIGWGDDEHIYVAEPEVVFASDDFKNWAKDSGAQKQVFDAKRTYVALKRQSVDIASIDFDILLASYLLNTKDNSKDLSEVATEHEYYEVSSDESVYGKGAKIAIPEEKTVTYDHIARKIKAIRTLSKQLGENLEKNEQTKLFNEMELPLSIVLAEMELTGVKVNDKRLMEMKEEFAIRLTDIEQRVYELAGEKFNLNSPKQLGVILFEKMGYPVIKKTKTGYSTAVDVLEQLREQAPIVEHILDYRQIAKIQSTYIEGLLKVIDKKTGKIHTRYMQTIAQTGRLSSVDPNLQNIPIRLEEGRKIRQAFVPSHEGWEIFASDYSQIELRVLGHVSDDKLLKEAFIEGQDIHSSTAMRVFGIGSPEEVSSEMRRRAKAVNFGIVYGISDYGLSQNLGISRKEAQQFIDTYFEKYPGVKKYMEDIVREAKDKGFVETLFQRRRYLPEINSRNFNLRSFAERTAINTPIQGSAADIIKIAMIKMDEKLKESTMQATMLLQVHDELIFEAPKEEIEQLRALVAEVMEGAVELSVPLKVDSNSGKSWYEAK, encoded by the coding sequence ATGAATGAGAAAAAGAAATTAGTATTGATTGATGGAAATAGTGTTGCATATAGAGCTTTTTTTGCATTACATTCACAATTAGAAAGAATGAAAAATAAGAACGGTTTACACACGAATGCATTATATGGTTTTCATAATATGATTGATAGTGTATTAACAAAAGAAAAGCCAACACATGTTTTGGTTGCTTTTGATGCTGGAAATACAACCTTTCGCCATAGTTTCTTTGATGAGTATAAAGCCGGTCGATCAAAGACACCAAGAGAATTCTCAGAACAAATGCCTTATCTAAGAGAGTTGTTGGATGGATTTGGGATTAGACATTATGAATTAGAAAACTTCGAGGCAGATGATATTATTGGAACTTTGGCCACAAAAGTTGATCCAACAATATATGATGTAGTAGTTATATCTGGTGATCGAGATTTAACACAGTTGGCAAAAGAGAATGTCCGAGTTGACATTACTGTAAAAGGTGTTAGTGAGTTAAAAGGGTACACAACTGAATCAATTTATGAAGAGATGGGTATTAGCCCGCTTCAAATCATTGATATGAAGGGTTTAGCAGGGGACGCATCAGATAATATACCAGGAGTAACAAAGATTGGCGAAAAGACAGCTCTTAAGTTATTGAAAGAGTATGGATCAGTAGAAGGAATTTATGAAAATATTGATTTATTAAAGAAAAGTAAAATGAAAGAAAATCTGATAAATGAAAAAGAAACAGCACTACTAAGTAAACGACTTGCGACTATTGATACCGATTCTCCTATAAAAGTTGGCGTTGAAGAATTGAGTTTCAATGGACCAAACATGGAAAAACTTATTTCTTTTTATAAAGAAATGGATTTTAATTCTCATTTAAGTAAACTTGACACTGCGGAATATGATGCAGAACAAAATAGTCAAAAAGAAGCTATTTTATATACAATCGTTACGGAAATTACAGAAAGTATGTTTAATAATAATATGGCTCTTTATGTAGAAATATTAGGCGACAACTATCATACTTCTCCTATTTTTTGTATTGGATGGGGAGATGACGAACATATTTATGTTGCGGAACCAGAAGTTGTTTTTGCATCAGATGATTTTAAAAACTGGGCAAAAGATAGTGGAGCTCAAAAACAAGTATTTGATGCTAAAAGGACCTATGTTGCATTAAAGAGACAAAGTGTGGATATCGCATCAATTGACTTTGATATCCTATTGGCTTCTTATTTGCTAAACACAAAAGACAATAGTAAAGATCTATCGGAAGTGGCTACAGAACATGAGTATTATGAGGTTTCCTCAGATGAAAGTGTTTATGGAAAAGGGGCAAAAATTGCTATTCCAGAAGAGAAGACTGTGACATACGATCATATTGCAAGAAAGATAAAAGCGATTCGTACCTTAAGTAAACAATTAGGAGAAAACTTAGAAAAGAATGAGCAAACCAAATTGTTTAATGAAATGGAACTGCCTTTATCCATCGTTTTAGCTGAAATGGAACTTACTGGGGTAAAAGTAAACGATAAACGATTAATGGAAATGAAAGAAGAATTTGCCATTCGTCTAACAGATATTGAACAACGAGTATATGAACTAGCTGGTGAAAAATTCAATTTGAACTCACCAAAACAATTAGGCGTTATTTTATTTGAGAAGATGGGTTACCCTGTGATTAAAAAGACTAAAACAGGTTATTCTACTGCAGTGGATGTTTTAGAGCAATTAAGAGAACAAGCTCCGATTGTTGAGCATATTCTAGATTATCGTCAAATTGCTAAAATACAATCCACTTATATAGAAGGTTTATTGAAAGTAATTGATAAAAAAACCGGGAAAATTCATACACGCTACATGCAGACAATTGCTCAAACGGGACGCTTAAGTTCAGTTGATCCTAACTTACAAAATATTCCGATTCGATTAGAAGAAGGTCGAAAGATTAGACAAGCCTTTGTTCCTAGTCATGAAGGTTGGGAAATATTTGCATCTGATTACTCGCAAATCGAATTGCGTGTATTGGGTCATGTTTCAGACGATAAATTACTAAAGGAAGCTTTTATTGAGGGGCAAGATATCCATTCAAGTACGGCTATGCGCGTATTTGGTATTGGATCACCAGAAGAAGTTTCCTCTGAGATGCGTCGTAGAGCTAAGGCTGTTAATTTTGGGATTGTTTACGGCATAAGCGACTATGGTTTATCTCAAAATTTAGGAATTAGTCGAAAAGAAGCGCAGCAATTTATTGATACGTATTTTGAAAAATATCCTGGCGTAAAAAAATATATGGAAGATATCGTGAGAGAGGCAAAAGATAAAGGGTTTGTTGAAACGCTCTTCCAACGTCGTCGTTATTTACCAGAGATCAATTCTCGAAATTTCAATTTGCGCTCATTTGCTGAAAGAACAGCTATCAACACACCTATCCAAGGGAGTGCAGCAGATATTATAAAAATTGCTATGATTAAAATGGACGAAAAATTAAAAGAGTCAACTATGCAAGCAACTATGTTGTTGCAAGTACATGATGAACTAATTTTTGAAGCACCAAAAGAAGAAATTGAACAACTAAGAGCATTAGTGGCTGAAGTTATGGAAGGTGCAGTAGAATTATCTGTTCCGTTAAAAGTTGACAGCAACAGTGGAAAAAGCTGGTATGAAGCGAAATAA
- the infC gene encoding translation initiation factor IF-3, producing MTIAKDMMVNDGIRARELRVIGSNSEQLGVITKSEALKLAEEANLDLVLVAPKAKPPVARIMDYGKFRFEQQKKEREARKNQKVISIKEVRLSPTIDLNDFNTKLRNARKFLEKGDKVKASIRFKGRAITHKGIGKEVLDRLAKETADISTIESAAKMDGRSMFLILAPKNEK from the coding sequence ATGACCATAGCAAAAGATATGATGGTAAATGACGGCATTCGTGCACGTGAATTACGCGTTATTGGTAGTAACAGCGAACAACTTGGTGTAATTACAAAAAGTGAAGCGTTAAAACTTGCAGAAGAAGCAAACTTAGACTTAGTACTAGTAGCTCCAAAAGCAAAACCACCTGTAGCACGTATTATGGACTACGGTAAATTCCGTTTTGAGCAACAGAAAAAAGAACGTGAAGCCCGTAAAAATCAAAAAGTCATTAGTATCAAAGAAGTAAGATTAAGTCCTACTATTGATTTGAATGATTTTAATACTAAATTACGTAACGCACGTAAGTTCCTTGAAAAAGGAGATAAAGTAAAGGCTTCAATCCGATTTAAAGGTCGTGCCATTACTCATAAAGGTATTGGTAAAGAAGTGTTGGATCGTTTAGCTAAAGAAACAGCTGATATTTCAACTATTGAATCAGCTGCTAAAATGGATGGTCGTAGCATGTTCTTAATTTTAGCACCAAAGAATGAAAAGTAA
- the mutM gene encoding DNA-formamidopyrimidine glycosylase: MPELPEVETVRKGLEKLVLKATIESVEVYWDRIISGPIETAEFKRILMGEKIMEFDRRGKYIIIRFNQWALVSHLRMEGKYEVEESAAPLKKHTHVVFHLADGRDLRYLDVRKFGRMTLVPIGEEFTATGIRLLGPEPMVETFDKAIFYRTLQTKKRAIKPLLLDQKIVAGLGNIYVDEALFLAKIHPLRTANSLQKIEVSKLHEAIIKVLGDAVEAGGTTIRTYQNALGEAGSFQVNLSVYGKKGLPCVRCGTPIEKIKVAQRGTHFCPMCQRLSVD, encoded by the coding sequence TTGCCGGAATTACCTGAAGTTGAAACAGTTAGAAAAGGGTTAGAAAAACTTGTATTAAAAGCAACGATAGAATCCGTTGAGGTGTATTGGGATCGTATTATTTCAGGACCAATTGAAACTGCTGAGTTTAAACGCATTTTAATGGGCGAAAAAATCATGGAATTTGATAGACGAGGAAAATACATTATTATTCGTTTTAACCAATGGGCACTGGTCTCGCATTTGCGGATGGAGGGGAAATATGAAGTAGAAGAATCAGCAGCACCTCTAAAAAAACATACGCACGTTGTTTTTCATTTAGCGGATGGGAGAGACCTACGTTACTTGGATGTGCGTAAATTTGGACGGATGACGCTTGTGCCAATAGGAGAAGAATTTACTGCGACTGGGATAAGGTTGCTAGGCCCAGAGCCTATGGTAGAAACTTTTGACAAAGCAATATTTTATAGGACGTTGCAAACAAAAAAAAGAGCAATTAAGCCTCTGTTGTTAGACCAAAAGATAGTAGCAGGTTTAGGAAATATCTATGTAGATGAAGCACTATTTTTAGCTAAAATTCATCCCTTGAGAACGGCGAATAGTTTGCAAAAAATTGAAGTTTCTAAATTACACGAAGCCATCATAAAAGTACTTGGTGACGCAGTTGAAGCGGGAGGGACGACTATTCGTACGTATCAAAATGCGTTAGGAGAAGCTGGTTCATTTCAAGTGAATTTGTCTGTCTATGGTAAAAAAGGGCTACCTTGCGTTCGTTGTGGTACACCCATCGAAAAGATTAAAGTTGCACAAAGAGGGACTCATTTTTGTCCTATGTGCCAGCGATTAAGTGTTGATTAA
- a CDS encoding replication initiation and membrane attachment family protein, translating into MGYPWKNLSPKDGFLVKQQALLSDIDQKILTFLYQPLVGNAAYSLYMTLWTEIEEENYWSEGILHSELLALLNIGIPELYQARIKLEAIGLIKTYLQTSPTKLIVYELQAPQTSDVFFKDDLLSLLLLEKVGERKFKKLRNRFVVETIDKNKFQEITKSFLDVFQFDAELLKREKELLKQPVSYIGNTSSTRPRVDPKTFDLKFFYTGLNQQYINRSSITKEIEETILVLHTLYGLDELAMQQFVLNASDIETGKIDEKRLKRLAYDDYHNKNQQNISLKDVVEKDIEVESNQQKMRETELTKRGLTKEDIAVIEVSEQISPVDFMNSIKDQKGGFVTKPEEWTLEEIVKKANLPTAVINILIHYILVVRNNPTLDQKLAYKIANDWAQEKVLAPEEAIQKVKKMYSENAEKRQQQESRSKSYTQNRGKTNYGNQTTTRKETLPDWAKEGNNQLEEKPMSEEEQKAFMERLKRIQNFGKEGE; encoded by the coding sequence TTGGGATATCCATGGAAAAACTTAAGTCCCAAGGATGGTTTTTTAGTAAAACAACAGGCATTGCTTTCGGATATCGATCAAAAAATTCTCACTTTTTTGTATCAACCTTTAGTAGGAAATGCTGCATACAGTCTTTATATGACTTTGTGGACAGAGATAGAAGAAGAGAATTACTGGAGTGAAGGAATCTTACATTCTGAATTGCTAGCTTTGTTAAATATTGGTATCCCTGAGTTGTATCAAGCTAGAATTAAACTTGAAGCAATAGGGTTGATTAAAACGTACCTTCAAACAAGTCCGACTAAGTTAATTGTCTATGAATTACAAGCTCCCCAAACGAGTGACGTCTTTTTTAAAGATGATTTATTGAGTTTGTTGTTATTAGAAAAAGTTGGAGAACGAAAATTTAAAAAATTAAGAAATCGCTTTGTTGTAGAAACTATAGATAAAAATAAGTTTCAAGAGATCACAAAGTCTTTCTTGGATGTTTTTCAATTTGACGCAGAATTACTAAAAAGAGAGAAAGAATTACTTAAACAACCGGTTTCTTATATTGGCAATACAAGTTCTACTAGACCCAGAGTGGATCCTAAAACATTTGACTTGAAATTCTTTTATACAGGATTAAATCAACAATATATCAACCGTTCTTCGATTACAAAAGAAATTGAAGAGACAATCCTAGTATTGCATACGCTATACGGCTTAGATGAATTAGCTATGCAACAATTTGTATTAAATGCTTCGGATATCGAAACGGGTAAAATTGACGAAAAAAGATTGAAAAGATTAGCGTATGATGATTACCACAACAAAAACCAACAAAACATTTCGTTAAAAGACGTTGTGGAAAAGGATATAGAAGTAGAATCAAACCAACAGAAAATGCGCGAAACAGAACTAACTAAAAGAGGATTAACTAAAGAAGACATTGCCGTTATTGAAGTGAGTGAGCAAATAAGTCCGGTTGATTTTATGAATTCTATTAAAGATCAAAAAGGTGGGTTTGTCACAAAACCAGAAGAGTGGACATTAGAAGAAATTGTCAAAAAAGCTAACTTGCCAACGGCCGTTATCAATATTTTGATTCACTATATTCTAGTGGTAAGGAATAATCCAACGTTGGATCAAAAATTAGCCTATAAGATTGCAAATGATTGGGCACAAGAGAAAGTCCTTGCGCCTGAAGAAGCGATTCAAAAAGTGAAAAAAATGTATTCTGAAAATGCTGAAAAACGACAACAACAAGAAAGTCGCAGTAAATCATATACGCAAAACAGAGGCAAAACAAATTATGGCAATCAAACAACGACAAGAAAAGAGACCCTTCCTGATTGGGCTAAAGAAGGAAATAATCAATTGGAAGAAAAGCCGATGAGTGAAGAAGAGCAAAAAGCATTTATGGAAAGATTGAAAAGAATTCAAAATTTCGGCAAAGAAGGTGAATAA
- the dnaI gene encoding primosomal protein DnaI, which translates to MEDIGESLTRMIKERNLNHKYEELIQEVLDDPDVMQFIEDNRQKLDDEAIVKSYAKLYEYVQEKKKFHLNKGMMAPGYHPKLILNYHYIDVTYVPSAELVARQKELEIKNRIYSMDMPKDVRNATLADFELTDERRFAISEVYDFIDAYMTSPKAYHKGLYLQGSFGVGKTYLLGALAHELAKNGFPSTLMHFPSFAVEMKQSIGKNNTGEKLEFVKKAPILMLDDIGADSMSSWIRDDVLGVILQYRMQEQLPTFFSSNFDMKQLEEEHLRVTQRGEDEPLKAKRIMERVRYLAKEVKMTGSNRRHLQ; encoded by the coding sequence ATGGAAGATATCGGTGAAAGCCTGACACGAATGATTAAAGAGCGTAATTTAAATCATAAATATGAGGAATTGATCCAAGAAGTATTAGATGATCCAGATGTCATGCAATTTATTGAAGACAATCGCCAAAAATTAGACGATGAAGCAATTGTCAAAAGTTATGCTAAGTTGTATGAATACGTACAAGAAAAAAAGAAATTTCATTTAAATAAAGGTATGATGGCACCTGGATACCATCCTAAATTGATTTTAAACTACCATTATATTGACGTAACTTATGTACCTTCTGCTGAGTTAGTTGCTAGGCAAAAAGAATTAGAAATCAAAAATCGTATTTATTCTATGGATATGCCTAAAGATGTTCGGAATGCAACATTAGCTGATTTTGAATTGACAGATGAACGACGGTTTGCGATTTCAGAGGTATATGACTTTATTGATGCTTATATGACGAGTCCTAAAGCTTACCATAAAGGTTTGTATTTACAAGGATCATTTGGTGTAGGGAAAACGTATCTTTTAGGTGCGTTAGCACATGAATTAGCTAAAAACGGATTTCCTTCTACGCTTATGCACTTTCCGTCATTTGCAGTGGAAATGAAACAATCTATTGGCAAGAATAATACCGGTGAAAAGTTAGAGTTTGTAAAAAAAGCCCCAATACTTATGTTAGATGATATTGGTGCGGATTCTATGTCTAGTTGGATAAGAGATGATGTATTAGGAGTTATTTTACAGTACCGTATGCAAGAACAATTGCCTACTTTTTTCTCTTCTAATTTTGATATGAAACAACTTGAAGAAGAACACTTAAGGGTAACTCAAAGAGGCGAAGATGAACCATTAAAAGCAAAAAGAATAATGGAAAGAGTTCGTTATCTAGCTAAAGAAGTAAAAATGACGGGTTCGAATCGACGCCATCTTCAATAA
- the coaE gene encoding dephospho-CoA kinase (Dephospho-CoA kinase (CoaE) performs the final step in coenzyme A biosynthesis.), whose translation MTVILGLTGSIATGKSTVSKIFKEQGFPVVDADLGAREVVKPGTEGLCEIKKQFGDHVILSDGTLNRTALGEIVFKDEKQREKLNVILSKRIYQWLMDQKEECLKRDPAILVLDIPLLFESGYEKEVDQVMVVATTKETQINRLMNRDKIGIEEAIQKINSQIPISEKIVLGDSVIDNSGSTENTKQQVIDWIDKITAK comes from the coding sequence ATGACTGTGATCTTAGGATTAACTGGAAGTATTGCTACGGGTAAATCAACTGTCAGCAAAATATTTAAAGAACAAGGATTTCCTGTGGTGGATGCAGATCTTGGAGCAAGAGAAGTCGTCAAACCAGGAACAGAAGGATTGTGTGAAATAAAAAAGCAATTTGGCGATCACGTTATTTTGTCTGACGGCACGTTAAACCGAACGGCATTAGGGGAAATTGTGTTTAAAGACGAAAAACAAAGAGAAAAGCTAAATGTGATCTTATCTAAACGCATCTATCAATGGCTGATGGACCAAAAAGAAGAGTGTTTGAAACGAGACCCTGCGATTCTTGTGTTGGATATCCCGCTTTTATTCGAGTCGGGTTATGAAAAAGAAGTGGATCAAGTGATGGTAGTAGCTACGACCAAAGAGACTCAAATCAATCGATTGATGAATAGGGATAAGATAGGAATAGAAGAAGCAATTCAAAAAATCAACTCTCAAATCCCAATTTCAGAAAAAATTGTTCTTGGAGATAGCGTTATTGACAATAGCGGGTCAACCGAAAATACAAAACAACAAGTTATAGATTGGATAGACAAAATAACAGCCAAATAA
- the nrdR gene encoding transcriptional regulator NrdR has translation MQCPRCQNNGSKVVDSRPADDGRAIRRRRECEACNFRFTTFERVEKTPLLVIKKNGTREEFNREKILRGLIRSCEKRPVAMEQVEKIVDEVENQIRGLGENEIASAIIGEYIMEKLADVDEVAYIRFASVYRQFKDMSVFLKELQEFERKKLKKIN, from the coding sequence ATGCAATGTCCACGCTGTCAAAATAATGGTTCTAAAGTTGTCGATAGTCGTCCAGCAGATGATGGGCGTGCTATTCGCAGAAGAAGAGAATGCGAAGCATGCAATTTCCGCTTTACTACATTTGAACGAGTAGAAAAAACACCGCTGTTAGTGATTAAAAAGAATGGAACCAGAGAAGAATTTAATCGCGAAAAAATTCTAAGAGGATTGATTCGTTCATGTGAAAAACGACCTGTAGCGATGGAGCAAGTCGAAAAGATAGTTGATGAGGTAGAGAATCAAATCAGAGGATTAGGCGAAAATGAAATTGCTTCTGCTATTATTGGAGAATATATTATGGAAAAATTAGCTGATGTAGACGAAGTAGCTTATATCCGTTTTGCTAGTGTTTATCGTCAATTTAAAGATATGAGTGTCTTTTTAAAAGAATTACAGGAATTTGAAAGAAAAAAACTGAAAAAAATTAATTGA
- the rplT gene encoding 50S ribosomal protein L20 — MPRVKGGTVTRKRRKKILKLAKGYYGSKHILFKTAKQQVMKSYTYAYRDRRQKKRDFRKLWIARINAAARLNNMSYSTFMHGLKLAEIDVNRKMLADIAVTDAAAFTALAEQAKTALNNK; from the coding sequence ATGCCACGTGTAAAAGGTGGAACGGTTACTCGTAAACGTCGTAAAAAAATATTAAAATTAGCAAAAGGGTATTACGGTTCTAAACATATTTTATTCAAAACAGCTAAGCAACAAGTAATGAAATCATATACTTATGCTTACAGAGATCGTCGTCAAAAGAAACGTGATTTCCGTAAACTATGGATTGCTCGTATCAATGCAGCTGCTCGTTTAAACAACATGAGCTACAGCACATTTATGCATGGTCTTAAATTAGCAGAAATCGATGTTAACCGTAAAATGTTAGCTGATATCGCTGTTACAGATGCTGCTGCATTCACAGCATTAGCTGAACAAGCTAAAACTGCTTTAAACAACAAATAA
- the rpmI gene encoding 50S ribosomal protein L35, producing MPKQKTHRGSAKRFKRTGNGGLKRHHAKTSHMFANKSQKQKRKLRKSAMVSSGDMKRIRQQLAKW from the coding sequence ATGCCAAAACAAAAAACACACCGTGGTTCAGCAAAACGGTTCAAAAGAACAGGTAACGGCGGATTAAAACGTCACCATGCTAAGACAAGCCATATGTTTGCAAACAAATCACAAAAACAAAAACGTAAATTACGTAAATCAGCAATGGTATCTTCTGGCGATATGAAACGTATCCGTCAACAATTAGCTAAATGGTAA
- the thrS gene encoding threonine--tRNA ligase, giving the protein MSDINITFPDGAVKSFPAGSSTKDIAESISKGLAKKALAGKFNGELVDLVRPLEVNGEIEIITPDHEDALQILRHSTAHLMANALRRLYPDIKFGVGPAISTGFYYDTDSETPITDEDIPKIEAEMMAIVKENNPIVRKEVTREEALEIFKDDPYKVELITALPESEKITVYDQGDFVDLCRGVHVPSTGRIQVFKLLSLAGAYWRGNSDNKMMQRVYGTAFFDKKDLKEFIKMREEAKLRDHRKLGKELDLFMISPEVGSGLPFWLPKGATIRRTIERYITDREISLGYQHVYTPIMADVNLYKTSGHWDHYHEDMFPPMDMGDGEMLVLRPMNCPHHMMVYKNDVHSYRELPIRIAELGQMHRYEKSGALSGLQRVREMTLNDGHTFVRPDQIEEEFKRTLELMLAVYGDFNITDYRFRLSYRDPNNTDKYFDDDAMWEKAQTMLKAAMDDMELEYFEAEGEAAFYGPKLDVLVKTAIGIEETLSTIQLDFLLPERFDLTYVGEDGENNHRPVVIHRGIVSTMERFVAYLIEEYKGAFPTWLAPVQATIIPVNLDMHTDYAYEIKKQLESIGMRVEVDERNEKMGYKIRASQTQKIPYQLVVGDSEVQDNTVAVRKYGEKATETIGLTNYLEKVSAEIKNFSN; this is encoded by the coding sequence ATGTCAGACATTAACATTACATTTCCAGATGGAGCAGTAAAGTCTTTTCCAGCAGGTTCATCTACAAAAGATATTGCTGAAAGTATCAGCAAAGGTTTAGCTAAAAAAGCATTAGCTGGTAAATTTAACGGAGAATTAGTGGATTTAGTACGCCCACTAGAAGTAAATGGTGAAATTGAAATTATTACACCTGATCATGAAGATGCCTTACAAATTTTGCGTCATTCTACTGCTCACTTGATGGCGAATGCATTACGTCGTTTGTATCCAGATATAAAATTTGGAGTAGGCCCGGCTATTTCAACTGGGTTCTACTACGATACAGATTCTGAAACACCAATAACAGATGAGGATATTCCAAAAATTGAAGCTGAAATGATGGCAATTGTAAAAGAAAACAATCCTATTGTTCGTAAAGAAGTTACTCGGGAAGAAGCATTAGAAATCTTCAAGGATGATCCTTACAAAGTAGAATTGATTACAGCTTTACCTGAATCAGAAAAAATTACAGTTTATGATCAAGGCGATTTTGTGGATTTATGTCGCGGTGTCCATGTGCCATCTACAGGTCGCATTCAAGTGTTTAAACTGTTATCTCTTGCAGGTGCCTACTGGAGAGGAAACTCAGATAATAAAATGATGCAACGAGTTTACGGAACAGCATTCTTTGATAAAAAAGACTTGAAAGAGTTTATAAAAATGCGTGAAGAAGCTAAATTACGTGATCATCGTAAATTAGGGAAAGAATTGGATTTATTTATGATTTCTCCTGAAGTTGGATCTGGCTTGCCGTTCTGGTTGCCAAAAGGTGCTACGATTCGTCGTACGATTGAACGCTACATCACTGACCGTGAGATCAGCTTAGGCTATCAACATGTTTACACACCTATTATGGCGGATGTAAACTTATACAAAACTTCTGGTCATTGGGACCATTATCATGAAGATATGTTCCCCCCTATGGATATGGGTGATGGTGAAATGCTTGTCTTGCGCCCAATGAACTGCCCACATCATATGATGGTATATAAAAATGATGTGCACAGCTACCGTGAGTTGCCGATTCGAATTGCTGAATTAGGACAAATGCACCGCTATGAAAAAAGTGGGGCTTTATCTGGATTACAACGAGTACGTGAAATGACTTTGAATGATGGACATACATTCGTACGCCCAGATCAAATTGAAGAAGAATTCAAACGTACATTAGAATTGATGTTAGCTGTCTATGGTGATTTTAATATTACTGATTATCGTTTCCGCTTAAGTTACCGTGATCCTAACAATACAGATAAATACTTTGATGATGATGCAATGTGGGAAAAAGCTCAAACGATGCTTAAAGCAGCAATGGATGATATGGAACTGGAGTATTTTGAAGCAGAAGGTGAAGCAGCTTTCTATGGTCCTAAACTAGATGTATTAGTAAAAACAGCTATCGGAATTGAAGAAACACTTTCAACAATCCAATTAGACTTTTTACTTCCAGAACGTTTTGACCTAACATATGTAGGAGAAGATGGCGAAAATAATCACCGTCCTGTAGTTATTCACCGTGGTATTGTTTCTACAATGGAGCGCTTTGTAGCTTACTTGATTGAAGAATATAAAGGAGCATTTCCTACTTGGTTAGCACCAGTTCAAGCAACTATTATTCCGGTTAACTTAGATATGCATACAGATTACGCTTACGAGATCAAAAAACAACTGGAAAGTATTGGAATGCGCGTAGAAGTTGACGAACGCAATGAAAAAATGGGGTATAAAATACGTGCTTCTCAAACACAAAAAATACCTTATCAATTAGTTGTTGGAGATAGTGAAGTTCAAGATAATACGGTTGCGGTACGTAAGTATGGCGAGAAAGCAACTGAAACAATTGGATTAACTAATTATTTAGAAAAAGTCTCAGCAGAAATAAAAAACTTTAGCAACTAA